ATCTATAAATGAATGACCTAAGCTGGGCTTGGCGGATATTCtaggcagtaaatattttaggcttttcaggATGCGCTGTCATTTTACCagtgcccaccctgccccccacagTGGGGGAAACAGGCAGGCAGGATATGTAAGTGAGTGGGTGTGGCCACATTCtattaaatctttatttaaaaacacgAGTGCCTTCCAGTGACAGGAAGTAGgtaggtggttgccaggggccttAGGAGGGAGGTACAGGGAGTGACTGATGAATGGGGTGTGAGGTTTCCACTGGGGGCATGAAAAAGTGCCACAGATGGATGAGTCAATGGCTGTGCACTATGAGTGTCCTGAATGCCACTGAATGGCATACTTTCAAATAGTGAAATAGGTGAActttatgttacattttttttaccACCGCCACCACGAAGAAAGTAAAAGACCAAACAGGTGGCCTGTACCCACAGGACGTAGGTTGCCAACCTCCATCAAGAGCTCTGTTAATAAACTCGGGCAAATCTCAGCAAAAGGCAGAACTGCAGAAGGATGGGTATGAACAGGCAGGTCGTAACTGCGTTTGCTGAATGAAAGGCCAGCAAACTCCGCCCTTCCCGCAGCAGGGCGCCTGCATCTGTAACAGGGCTGAATGTAGGCGATTCCCTTTGAAGAGGAGTGGGAGAGGGTGGGTCTCTGAGTCCCCCGCACTCTGcaggcccccaccccagtctggGCCTGGGAGATGTGCCCTAACCAACCATGCATTCCTGGGATAGCCACTGGAGACTCACAGATGAGCCCGTTGGAGTTTAGTTCCAGCGCCCAGGTGCCACCGGGTGGCGCCAATGTGCAGCCGGACCCGGAAGGATTTGGTCCTGGTGGGGGATTGTGTTTCGGGGGTCCCACTGTAACCCTGGAGCAGACGTTTGCGGTATTGTAATAAGGACATACAACCAGGTTCGCATTTGTGAAAGCAGGTTTGTGATGGCGGCCACCGCTCGGGCCGCAAGGAGCAGGATGAGGTGGGCAGGGGGCGTGGGGCTTTGGTAGCCTCTGTCACGTTTTAGCGTGCACGGGGTCCGTGCCAGCGCTGCCCTGCGGGAAGCCGGTGCGAGCCATGTGCGTCTTTGAGGATTTTCAAGTAGgtgaatttcaaaaaagaaaaagcaaacaggtgaacttaattttaataacattttatttaacaaaagtaTGTCCAAGACATCAATATAAAAAAACTTTGTGAGCTgccacacattttttaaaaaatcatacttgGAAACCCGGTGGGTGGTTCACACTTACTACACATCTCAGAGGGGAGACGCCACAGTTCAGGTGCTCCGTAGCTGCACGTGGCTGACAGCTTTTGTGCAGGACGGCTCAGCTCTGGGCAGCACTGGGGTGAGTGAGAAATGTCACAACTGCAAAAGTAACAGCCGGTGATAAAACTCCCAGGAGAAGGTGCACACATTCTCTAGAAAAGGCCATTTTTGACTCCCGTCTCAGTAGTTTATAACCTGCAAAGTACAGATTCTCAGTGACAGCCAGCAGATGACATTCCAGCCTCAGCAAAGCTGACTGTTTCGATCCACAGTTAACTGAAAGTCATAACTGGCCTTTTGCAGCCATAAATACGGTACAGCTTGCTACGAAACCGGTCGGAGACAGTGAAATCGACTGGTGAGGAAGCGTGCTGGCCTCTGGCCAGCTGGTGCAGGTGACGGCACGCCGAGAGCGCATCTGCGCCTGGTGGGCAGGTGCTGCCGCCCCAGCGGGACGCACACCGCTCAGTGGCTTTTTGCTGGGTATGTCCTCATGAGTGCTCAGCGTGGTCCTGGTGACCGAATGCCTGGCTGAGGGCTGTATTGGCAGTGCTAGGAGATGTCAGGGTGACCGAACGCTGCGTTTGCTCAGTGAACTGGAGGTTTTATACTTAGAAATAATGACACAGGCAATACTTTGggttaaaatgggaaaaggcctGCGGTCTCcatcttcccagcctccagcagtGAGTCGGAGACCCTCAGTGGAGCCCAGGACCGCACAGAGCATGGCTGGGAAGTGCTGAGCTGGTCCAGGTCCCTGAGTCCCTGGCGCCCACAGAGCAGGGGGACCAGGCTGGGTACCACCGTGTGCTTCCTGGATCTCGGGGTGTGAGTTCCACCTGTTCCCCCTTCTCGTCCTCCCAGGGGTGGATGTGGAGGCAGCCAGACGGGCCGAGGAGGAATTGCTCCTTCACGACACAAGGTGCTGGCTGAACGGGGGCGCCATGCCCGAGGCCCGGCATCCCCGCACGGGGGCCTCTGCCCTGCACGTGGCCGCCGCCAAGGGCTACATCGAAGTGATGAGGTGAGCTGGGCTGGTGTAGaccctccctttcccctgctcCTTCTCGCTGTCTCACACCTTCCTGTGGGTTTTCTCCACTCCTGTCCTTTTCTAATCCACGCGCCTAAGGCCACGCATTTCCTTCTGAGTACAGCCTCAGCTGCGTCTGCAGGTCTGATGTGCagccttctctctgtccttcagtttaaaacattttccagctGCCAATCCTCTCTGACCCATGCGCCGTTCAGAAGTATGTCATTCGTTTCCGAACACATAGCATTTTCTAGTCATCGTTTCATTCCAGGCCTGCCTCGTCTAtcgtgctttgcagatactgtggggtttgtttgttttacaaattgaaggtttgttgcaaccctgcattgtcagatgatggtaagcattttttagcaataaagtgtttttgaTGAAGGTATGCACACTAGCTTTCTAGATGTAGCGCCATCACACGCTATACTAGGCGACGCTGCAGTGAAGACATAACTCCCACGTGCACCGGGAAACCGCAGAGTTCGTGCGCCTTGCTGCAATGTGACGCCTGCTTTACCTCGGTGGTCTGGAGCTGAGCCCTCAGCATCTCTGAGGGCTGCCTGTACGCGTTTCCTGCCGTCACTGCACGGGGCTGTTGGAGGATGGGTTCTGTGTGATTCCAGGTTTCTGAAATTTCATTGAGATTCACTTCATAGCCCAGTGCGCGTAACCTGGAAAAGAGCTGTGTTGCAAAGTACAGCGATCTATGTAGGTCACGAGGTCAGCTTTGCAGTTGTGCTATTTAAGTCTTCTATATCCTTAGTGATCTTTTTTCCCCACCTGCTTATTCTGTCAGTTGCTGTGAGAGGCCGTGAAACGTCCCACCGTGGCTGCGGGTTTTCTTCTTGTCGTTGAATCAGTTGTTGTGTTACATACTTCAAGGCCGGGTTACTTGGCGCATCTGTCTTTTAAGTTGTTGCAGGACGTactccctcccatcctctcctGCATCTTGTCTGCTTCTGACTGACAGGAATGTCGGAGTAGCGGGTTCCGCTTCTTCAGGTGCCctgctctctgctttctctctctccctcgtGTGATGTTGTCCTGTATTTTTGGTATGAAAGTGGAGTTCAGGTGAATCCCTCCATCTCTGCTCACCTCTGAGTGATGAATTTTTGGGAAGGTTTCCCTGTAGGGAACTTAGGATGACCGCTGACAGCTCCAGGCTCATGTCCTGGCTGCTTCCCTTGTTTCGGAGGTGGAGTGCCTTGTCCTCTGTAGTTCCAGTGGAAGCCCTGGGTCTGACACTCACTGGGCCACCTTCCACACCTGTCCATCCCAGGGCCAATTCCTGCAGCAAGGGGGTTGGGACGCTGTGAATGGTCAGGCCCAGTGATGTGCCCAGTCCCAGAGGGAGTGCCCTCCTCTGCCCATGGCTTCCACCCCGGAGTCTGAGGTGGCTGCTTCAGCTCCTGCCATTGCCTCTGCATCCCAGCCAGCAGGAAGAAGGAGAGGGCAAAGGGAGCAAACCTCCATTCCTTTTGAAAAAACAGTCCAGAAGTGGCATACACTGTTAACATCCCATTTGCCAGACCCTACTTAGCTGGCCGTTCTTGGCTGTGAGGGAGACTGGGAGGTTCTACTTCAGCCGGGTGGCCGTATGACCCACTGAAAGCGGGGTGCCATTATTACAGGCGGAAGGAAGGATCGATGTCCATGGGCAGCCTCATTCTCTGCAGCAGGACtgagacattttggttgttccCTGACTTAAGAGATACTCACTGACCATAATTTCATTTCTGCCCCTCAGTATGTGTTTGTGTTCACAACCAGATCTGTTGATtggcttttttggttttgttattaattttattctatattctgtataaCTTTAAGTACATAAAGGTTTATTTCCACAGGCCTCAGGAAGTGAGTAGAAGTCAGGACAATctcttcccaccaaaaaaaagttgCATATTTTGGTAAAGTGTTTGTCCGAGAGGGAAAAGCTGGAATTTACATTAGTAATGTTGTGCTGATTGGATTTTGGAAAGAATGTAGCCGGCATTCTCCTGGTTAAAGATAGGTGGCAGAGTAGAAGTGTGTATTTATACTTGACGCTATTCACTCAGCACTTGCTAAGCACCTGCTGAATGTCTTTTGGGTGCTGTGCTTACAGCAGCAAATAGGATGGATCTGGGCCCACGTGCAGTTCACAGCCTCGTCGGGGAGACAGACAAGTGACCCAGGAAGCAGGTCACATCCCAGGGCCCTAAGTGCTTGGAGAGGGGTCTTCCCCTCCACACGGGTGACGTGGGGCTGGATGACCCTGGGTGGCCATCCTGTTCCCACCAGGATGTTGTGCAGCATCCGTGACCTTCACCTACCAGATGCCCGAGCCATACCCCGCCACAGTCACGGCAGCCAGGCACCTCTCTGGACATcgcccagtgtcccctggggtTCAGCGTCATCCCCACTTGATAACTACTGGCCTTGAGGGACAGAAACAGGGCAGTGGGAGAAGGCGAGTGCAGAGGGGGGAGTCCCTCCGTGAGGATGGGCCCCTCTGTGACCGCTGAGGGAGTGGCTGCAAGAAATGCCGAGACGCCCCGAGAACACTCATCGGGCAGAGAGAATGGGGGCCTGAGGTGGGCGCGTGCTCGGGGAAGTAGCAGGGTGCCCAGCACGGCTGGGGCAGAGTCAGCTCCGACGAGCTTTTGTGTAAAAAGGTTCTTTACAAGACACCTCAtctccccatcttcccctcctTGCTTTAGCTCTTCCTCACTGACCCAACCTCAATCCAGCCCTCTGAGAGCAGACACGTCTGCCCTAAACTGAGTTCCCAGAACTGCCCTGGACTTCTAACCAGACTGAGTGGTCCGACGTGGTGAATATCCCCCCGGAATCGTCTGAGCCCGGGGTTCTGTCTCCTGACTGGTCACATTTGGACCAGATGGGTCCTCACCATGGGGCGGTCCTCTGCCCTGTAGGGTGGCTGGCAGCTTCCCTGGCACCCACCCCTAAGTTATGACAACCAGAAACCTCTCCAGACATGGCCAGGTGCCCACATGGCAGTGCCTCCCTGTTCGAGAACTGCTGCTCTGAGCCTGGGTTCCTGCGTACAGCGCTGCCCCTAGGCCACCCCTTCTGGGGTCTCATCCTTTCCTTAGGCTTGGGCGCTGTggaacccccagccccacctactCCGGGGCTGTCCCACAACCAGGGGTGACTGTCAAAAGAGTTCACCCCTACAGGTACAAGGAGCGGGGTTCCAGAGGCCACCTGATGGGCCAGGGGAGGGGTCAGAGCCAGGGGAAGAGGGGGTCACTTTGCAGGGGGTGGTGCTCGGGGCAGTGGCTCTTTACCACGTGGCGGGTTGTTTCCGGTACTGTCACAGCTGGTATTGCCACCACAGCACGGCTGGCTGACATCAGCCCTTGGCCCAGAGCCCCTGTATTGGTCCTTGACCCgagcctccctggcccccaggctgCTCCTTCAGGCTGGCTACGACCCGGAGCTGCGGGATGGGGACGGCTGGACCCCCCTGCACGCCGCGGCCCACTGGGGCGTGGAGGACGCCTGCCGCCTGCTGGCGGAGCACGGTGGGGGCATGGACTCGCTGACCCACGCggtgagggccaggctggggcgcCCGGGGCCGGCGGGCTGGGAGGGCCCCCACAACTCCTCCTCATCGGCccttctccccctgcccacccagggGCAGCGACCCTGTGACCTGGCAGATGAGGAGGTGCTGAGCCTGCTGGAGGAGCTGGCCCGGAAGCAGGAGGACGTGAGTCTCTGGTAGctggccgggccgggccggggcacCTGCCCTTCCCTGGCTAGTGACGGGCCCAGTGGAGAGCCCTGAGGAAGGGCACAGCTGGGTCCTGGGGAGAggcggggcctggggcccagATGGGGGTGGTCTATCCGGGCTTGGGCCGGGCCTCGTCACCCCTGGGATGCCCTCCAGTCAGCACTGGACCAGGCATTGTTGCTGGAAAATCTCAGAGTGAGGGGGTGAATGGTGTGGACTCAGGGTCTGAACCCTGGGCTGCCATGGATTTGCAGTGTGAGCTGTGTGAAAACGGCAGGCCGGGAACTGATGCCTGTTGGGAGCAGTGCCTGAGAGAGAGCCttaagggaggaggcaggggttgCCAGCCCGTGGTCTGGGTGTGCTGAAGGGTCTGGGAGACGTTTGGGCAGGTCGCCCCTGGGAGGTAGAGGGACCCCTCTGGGGACAGGATTGGAGGCCAGGAAGCTTGGAGGCCCTTGGAAGCAGGAGACCCAGGGCGCCGATGGTAGGAAAACTTGAATGAGTCCGCAGATTTCCCCCCACCCGGCCCCTCCCATCTGGGGAACCAGAGACCTGAGGACCTGTAGTCGGAGCATCGAGTTAGGCACGACCAGCAGGGCTGTGCCTGTAGCCCTCAGTGTTGGGGGCATGGGACCCAGGAGGGTCCATGTGTTGTgtccctccccagcagccccttCTCCCTTGCAGCTACGGAACCAAAAGGAAGCCTCCCAGAGCAGGGGCCAGGAGTCCCAGGTGCCCTCCAGCAGCAAACACCGAAGGTAGGGAGGGGTGCCTGGAGGGTAGGTGGTCTGGAGGCTCCATGGGGTTTGGCCCCCAACACCTCCCCTTTCCACCAGGAGCTCCGTATGTCGTCTGAGCAGCCGTGAGAAGATCTCCCTCCAGGACTTGTCCAAGGAGCGCCGgcctggaggggcgggggggCTCCCCATCCGGGATGAGGATGAGGGAGAAGAAGGCCCttcaggtgaggggctgggggcctgggttcCTGAATCTGgagaggatggggctgggggcctggaccCCTgggtgtgagggaggaggggctgggggctggactcctgggtccgagagaggaggggctgagggccTGGACCCCTGGGgctgaaggaggaggagctggttCTCAGAGGCAGCTGGCATATTCCTGTGACCTCTCCCCCTTCTTGCACCATAGAGTACCCCTCTGCAGAATCCAGAACCCTCAACGGGGTCTCCTCCCCGCCACTCTCTAGCCCCAAGAGCCCTACGGTGAGTCTGGGTGTCCTGAGGCCATGCTAGGCCGGGAGGCTTACTGCATGcctccaggcagggcagggagggcgaagactacatttcccagaatccttAGCACAGCGGACTGCCTTTTCCTGGCTGCACCTGCCCCATAGTTGTAGTTCCTTGTGGTCCCTTTGGAGGTAACACTTGAAGTTCCTGAGAAGAGGGACCCTTTCTCTGTGACTGACACCTTTCTTTTCTCCAGACCCCAGAAGAGGTCACCTTCTCCAGGCGCTTTGGCCTCCAGAAGACGGGGAGCTCTGGTGCCCTAGGTCCCGCAGataggcagggggctgggggcgccCCTGCAGCTGGGCTGCAGCGCTCAGCCTCCTCCTCGCGGCTGGAGGGAACCTCCATTCAGGTGAGCAGGGTGATGGGCAGGGGACCAGACCCTGCCCAGTCATGGAGACTagtccccctcctttcctctctctccaggccAGGGAGCCCCGTCTTGCCAGAATTACCCCCACACCCTCACGGAATGTGCCAGAGTCCTCTGCCCCGTGAGTATTCAGGGTCCCCTGGGCCCCTCTCGGGGGCGGGAGGCAGGTCCAGGTACCAGTCTTGTCTGCATGATCCTGGGGAAGGCCATTTGCTCTCTGGGGTctggtccctgcctcccccaactCTTGGTCTTAGTTTCCCTTTTGGTACACTTCCAAGGCCACGGTGATCTGGCCCCCGTTCCCCCCGCCTCCTCCCACTCACCCTTTCTGACACAGGCAGGCTCCGGCCCAGACCTTCGCTGCAGCTCCCCCCTCACACCCACagggcttccttcctccctccctcaggtcTGTGTGAATGTCAGCTTCTCGGTGAGCGCAGCAGCAGCCAGACACgcacccctcctgcctcctgtccttgctctttttttttttttctccagagggCTTGACTCTCCTGATGTAGTACGTGATGTTCTAGTCTTTTTGTGGCTATTGTTTTGCATCTTTTTTGCCCAGATTTGAGTCATCGGGGCAgagatcatttctttcttttgctcgCTGCTGTGTCTGGTGCCTGCCACGTAATGCATGCGAGCTTGAgtaacatttgctgaatgaatgaattcacaCAGGTCTGAGATCTCCAGGCGGCTGCCTCCTTTGAATGACTCCACTCCTCCCTCCAGGATTCCGGAGCCCCAGTCCCCAGTGAAGCCCAATGCCCCCGTAGTCACTGCAGCGCCCCCAGCGGACTCCCGGGACCGCCGGAGGTGAGGTGAAGAGGGAGTGGGAGGCCGCCGTCTCCGCAGCGGGGAGGAAAATACATTTCCCAGGAGTCCCCGGTCCTGTGAGGGTGGCTCCCAAGGGACAGTGTGTCCCACGGTTGGGGGAGTTGAAGTCCTCTGGCACAATGTGACTCCCTGAGAGTGTCGGCCATGGGACAGGGCAGGGTCCAAGGGAACCCTCCCTGAGGTCGGGGGCCCTTCACTCAGGTCCTACCAGATGCCTGTGCGGGATGAGGAGTCTGAATCCCAGCGCAAAGCTCGCTCTCGCCTCATGCGCCAGTCTCGGAGGTCCACACAGGTATGGGCTGGGCCTGGACTGGTGGGTCTGAAGGATGAATGCTGGGGCTGGGCCCTGTGTGCTTGACCTGACTGCCCTGTCTCTGTGCCAGGGTGTGACTCTGACGGACCTGAAGGAGGCCGAGAAGGCCGCAGGGAAGGCCCCAGAGCCAGAGAAGTGCCTGCAGAGCCTGGTGAGAGGGGTCAGGTGATGGACAGTGGGTGGTACCAGACACCCTCGTCCTCTGacccccctgcccctctcccacagGACCCTTCCCGGCGACCCCGAGTCCCTGGGGTCCAGAGCTCTGATGGCCCTGCCCAGAGAGGTGAGGTCTGGTCTCTGGAAAGTCGTTCTCCTGGGCCCAGCCGATCCCTCCCGCTACAGTCCAACCGTTTTCCTGGGGGTTGGGCCCAGGGACCCTGACACCGCTGAGGGGACCCCCTCCACAAGTCCCTGAGCTgattcctgcctcttccctagCAGAGGCGCCCGACGGGCAAGGGCAGGGACCACAGGCCACCAGGGAGCACCGCAAAGTTGGCAAGGAGCGTAGGGGGCCTGCGGAGGTGAGGGATGAGGCCCAGGCCGGTCTGCTGAGGCTGTGGGTGGGCCTtggaggctgggtgggggtgggaccaAGCATCCGGCTCAACCCCACCTCTGCCCGCCCACAGGGGGAGGAGGCGGAGCCAGCGCTGGCAGATCACAGCCCAGAATCCAGGTAAAGGGTGGGCAGGAAGGTTTTGGGTTGTCTGGGGGGTCCGTGGGTACGCCCCTGTGACGCCCTgctcgcccccaccccagcactcctGAGGGTGGCCCCTCATCCCGCAGGCAGCGGGACCTGAACCCAGAACCCGAGCCAGAATCAGAAGAACCGGACGGAGGCTTCAGGAAGGTTCGCGATCCCACCCCACGATTGTGCCATTGACTGACCCCCCACAAGTTGGCTTATGTAtacctgccctccagccccctaTTTAGTGGCTCTAATCCATCTGCGCATCCGGCCTTTTCCCGGCCTCGCCCAAGCTGCAGTCAGCCCTTTCCCCCGCAAACGTATCTCGGCATCAGGCCTGACCCCCGGGTCCCTCCTCCTGGTGTCCCCAGCTGTACGCAGAGCTGCGGACTGAGAACGAACGACTTCGCGAGGCCCTGACCGAGACCACGCTGCAGCTGGCGCAGCTCAAGGTAGAGCTGGAGCGCGCCACGCAGGTGAGGACAccctggaggtggtgggaaggggcctCATTTGCTCAGGATCCTCGGGAGGTGGAGGTAGAGACAGAGGACCGAGGAGAGGGGCTGAGTGGTGGGCTGGGACCCTTGAGAGGAGGAATCTGGGCAGCTGGGTAGGGGAGGGCTTATGGGCGGGGCTAGGACCTCTGGGAGGCGGGGCCTGAGGGGAGGGCTAGGACCCTTGGGAGGTGGAACTTGGGGGacccttggggaggggaggggctatGACGTCAGAAACGGGGCCTGGCCAAGAAGGGCTGGGCTTATCTTGAGCAGTGGGTGTTGAGGTCTGGGCCCCAGCAGTTTGGTCTGCCTTTCCCCCTCTCACTGCTGCTTTTCCTTTCTGGCCACTGAGGTTTGGATGCTTCTCTGACCCTGCTCTTTTTCTGTCCTCACCAGAGGCAGGAGCGCTTTGCAGAGAGGCCCGCCCTTCTGGAGCTGGAGAGATTCGTGAGTAGGGGTGGCTGGAGTGGGGCCGGGAGTGTCCCCAGCCTTACAAACCCATGTGGGTCTGGATTCTCAcctgctcctctgccctttccccactctcagcCGTACTCGACCTATGGCCCTCCCTGAACTCCTGTCCCTTGCCCTCATCTTCACCTGTTTATTCCAGGAGCGCAGGGCCCTGGAGCGGAAGGCGGCCGAACTGGAGGAGGAGCTGAAGGTGAGTATTAATGGGGAGCTGTGGGCAGAGAGTAAGGGCGGGCAGTGGGTTCAGCCTGCCCAGGGCCAGCTGGCTGACCC
This region of Camelus ferus isolate YT-003-E chromosome 9, BCGSAC_Cfer_1.0, whole genome shotgun sequence genomic DNA includes:
- the PPP1R12C gene encoding protein phosphatase 1 regulatory subunit 12C isoform X2, coding for MSGEDGPGAGPGAAAAAARERRQEQLRRWGARAGSEPGPGERRARTVRFERAAEFLAACAGGDLDEARLMLRAADPGPGAEPDPTAPQPARAVLDSTNADGISALHQACIDENLEVVRFLVEQGATVNQADNEGWTPLHVAASCGYLDIARYLLSHGANIAAVNSDGDLPLDLAESDPMEGLLKAEIARRGVDVEAARRAEEELLLHDTRCWLNGGAMPEARHPRTGASALHVAAAKGYIEVMRLLLQAGYDPELRDGDGWTPLHAAAHWGVEDACRLLAEHGGGMDSLTHAGQRPCDLADEEVLSLLEELARKQEDLRNQKEASQSRGQESQVPSSSKHRRSSVCRLSSREKISLQDLSKERRPGGAGGLPIRDEDEGEEGPSEYPSAESRTLNGVSSPPLSSPKSPTTPEEVTFSRRFGLQKTGSSGALGPADRQGAGGAPAAGLQRSASSSRLEGTSIQAREPRLARITPTPSRNVPESSAPSEISRRLPPLNDSTPPSRIPEPQSPVKPNAPVVTAAPPADSRDRRRSYQMPVRDEESESQRKARSRLMRQSRRSTQGVTLTDLKEAEKAAGKAPEPEKCLQSLDPSRRPRVPGVQSSDGPAQREAPDGQGQGPQATREHRKVGKERRGPAEGEEAEPALADHSPESSTPEGGPSSRRQRDLNPEPEPESEEPDGGFRKLYAELRTENERLREALTETTLQLAQLKVELERATQRQERFAERPALLELERFERRALERKAAELEEELKALSDLRADNQRLKDENAALIRVISKLSK